A region of [Bacteroides] pectinophilus DNA encodes the following proteins:
- a CDS encoding lactonase family protein → MSDKYVAYVGTYTHEKSRGIHIYDMDVEKGLITERKEVEIDNPSYITLSHDGKYLYSICDAGVSAFRVMPDGDIELINVKSINGMRGCHLSVTKDNTFIFVSGYHDGKLTVMHLNEDGSVGTIADEVFHKGIGSIAERNFRPHISNATLTPDEKLLCVCDLGIDQIKVYEFDKKTGRLDLYDIIRTQLESAPREILFSADGRFAYVMCELKNYIDVYECGVGEDGRRTFEFIQNIFTLRRDHRVNSAATDIMLTKDGEHLLCSNAGDNSVTIYKIDKDNGTLSILSSLPISGDYPKYINLFPDEKHLMSMNHDGNSITFFTVHWDKGLIVMSGREVRISKPNNMVIRKL, encoded by the coding sequence ATGTCAGACAAATATGTAGCATATGTGGGGACATATACACATGAAAAGAGCAGAGGCATCCATATATATGATATGGATGTTGAAAAAGGACTTATTACAGAGAGAAAAGAAGTCGAGATAGATAATCCGTCATATATAACATTGTCGCATGACGGAAAATATCTGTATTCAATATGTGATGCCGGAGTTTCAGCGTTTCGTGTTATGCCCGATGGTGACATTGAACTTATTAATGTTAAGTCAATCAATGGTATGAGAGGGTGTCATCTGTCAGTAACGAAGGACAATACATTCATTTTTGTGTCAGGATATCATGATGGCAAGCTTACTGTAATGCATCTTAATGAAGATGGCAGCGTAGGTACAATTGCCGATGAGGTATTCCATAAGGGAATAGGAAGTATTGCCGAGCGTAATTTCAGACCGCATATAAGCAATGCGACACTTACACCGGATGAGAAGCTTTTGTGTGTTTGTGATCTGGGAATTGATCAGATTAAGGTGTATGAATTTGATAAGAAGACAGGCAGGCTTGATCTGTATGATATTATAAGAACACAGCTCGAATCTGCACCAAGGGAGATCCTTTTCTCAGCAGACGGAAGATTCGCCTATGTAATGTGTGAGCTTAAGAATTATATTGATGTCTACGAGTGCGGCGTGGGTGAAGACGGCCGCAGGACATTCGAGTTTATACAGAATATATTTACTCTTAGAAGAGATCATCGCGTGAACAGTGCAGCAACGGATATTATGCTCACAAAGGACGGAGAACATCTTCTCTGCTCCAATGCGGGAGATAACAGCGTAACAATATATAAGATTGACAAGGATAACGGAACACTGTCAATTCTTTCATCACTTCCGATAAGCGGTGACTATCCTAAGTATATTAATCTTTTCCCTGACGAGAAGCATCTTATGTCAATGAATCACGACGGCAATTCGATAACATTCTTTACCGTCCACTGGGATAAAGGTCTTATAGTAATGAGTGGCAGGGAAGTCAGGATATCCAAGCCTAATAACATGGTTATAAGGAAACTGTAA
- the sigG gene encoding RNA polymerase sporulation sigma factor SigG → MAVYKVELCGVNTSSLPLLKNEEKDELLRKAIDGDSKAREKYIKGNLRLVLSVIQRFAGNGENADDLFQIGCIGLMKAIDNFDVTQNVRFSTYAVPMIMGEVRRYMRDYNSIRVSRSLRDTAYKAIHARDMLTKKNQHEPTVMEIAAEVGLPKEEIVMALDAMQTPLSLYEPVFSEGGDTLYVMDQISDKKNREDNWVEDIALREAVSRLPERERNIIRLRFFDGRTQMEVARDVGISQAQVSRLEKNALRSMKNYLQM, encoded by the coding sequence ATGGCCGTCTATAAAGTAGAACTATGTGGAGTAAACACATCATCCCTGCCATTGTTAAAAAATGAGGAGAAAGATGAACTTTTACGCAAAGCCATTGACGGTGATTCCAAAGCAAGAGAAAAATATATAAAAGGTAATCTGCGCCTTGTTCTCAGCGTAATCCAGCGTTTTGCCGGCAACGGAGAGAATGCGGACGATCTCTTCCAGATTGGATGTATCGGTCTTATGAAAGCCATTGACAACTTTGATGTCACCCAGAACGTACGTTTCTCTACTTATGCTGTTCCGATGATCATGGGAGAAGTCCGTCGCTACATGCGTGACTATAATTCAATACGCGTAAGCAGGTCGCTTCGTGACACTGCTTACAAAGCCATTCACGCAAGAGACATGCTGACAAAAAAGAACCAGCATGAGCCGACCGTTATGGAGATTGCTGCCGAAGTCGGACTTCCAAAAGAAGAGATTGTCATGGCACTTGACGCAATGCAGACGCCGCTTTCTTTGTATGAACCGGTATTCTCCGAGGGCGGTGACACACTGTATGTAATGGACCAGATAAGTGACAAGAAAAACCGCGAAGATAACTGGGTCGAAGATATTGCGCTGCGCGAAGCAGTCTCGAGGCTTCCGGAGCGTGAACGCAACATAATCCGCCTGCGTTTTTTCGATGGCAGGACACAGATGGAAGTTGCCAGAGATGTCGGCATCTCACAGGCGCAGGTCAGCCGTCTTGAAAAGAATGCGCTTCGTTCCATGAAGAATTATCTGCAGATGTGA
- the rpe gene encoding ribulose-phosphate 3-epimerase → MNILAPSILSADFNVLGEQIQTVAKAGAQYIHVDVMDGIFVPSISYGMPVIKSVRKSTDAVFDVHLMITEPVRYIRDFVDSGADIITVHVEACKDIDETIRDIKACGVKAAVAINPETPVDKIMPYLDDIDMALVMSVHPGFGGQKFIPDVLDKVRIIRSYYRDNNMDKDIEIDGGINFDNLPEVLEAGANVIVAGSSVYRGDAAANTKKFLELMR, encoded by the coding sequence ATGAACATTTTAGCACCATCTATTTTATCTGCAGATTTTAATGTGCTCGGAGAGCAGATTCAGACAGTTGCAAAGGCGGGAGCACAATATATTCATGTTGATGTGATGGACGGAATATTCGTACCAAGCATATCATACGGAATGCCTGTGATAAAGTCAGTCAGAAAGTCAACAGATGCGGTCTTTGATGTGCATCTTATGATAACAGAGCCTGTAAGATATATCAGAGATTTTGTTGATTCGGGTGCGGATATTATTACAGTACATGTTGAAGCCTGCAAAGACATTGATGAGACTATCAGAGATATAAAGGCCTGTGGTGTCAAGGCGGCTGTAGCGATTAATCCTGAGACACCGGTAGATAAGATTATGCCTTACCTTGACGATATTGATATGGCACTTGTTATGAGTGTTCATCCGGGATTCGGAGGACAGAAGTTTATACCGGATGTCCTTGATAAAGTAAGAATTATCAGATCTTATTACCGTGATAATAATATGGATAAAGATATAGAGATTGATGGCGGAATTAATTTTGACAATCTGCCGGAGGTCCTTGAAGCCGGTGCTAATGTAATAGTAGCCGGATCATCTGTATACAGAGGGGATGCCGCAGCTAATACTAAGAAATTCCTTGAGCTCATGCGTTAA